A single Vulpes lagopus strain Blue_001 chromosome 3, ASM1834538v1, whole genome shotgun sequence DNA region contains:
- the TSNAX gene encoding translin-associated protein X, with protein MSSKEGSGGFRKRKHDNFPHNQRREGKDVNSSSPVMLAFKSFQQELDARHDKYERLVKLSRDITVESKRTIFLLHRITSAPDMEEILTESEIKLDGVRQKILQVAQELSGEDMHQFHRAITTGLQEYVEAVSFQHFIKTRSLISMDEINKQLIFTTEECGKENKTPSSDGQDKQFGTWRLKITPVDYLLGVADLTGELMRMCINSVGNGDIDTPFEVSQFLRQVYDGFSFIGNTGPYEVSKKLYTLKQSLAKVENACYALKVRGSEIPKHMLADVFSVKTEMIDQEEGIS; from the exons ATGAGCAGCAAAGAAG GATCAGGAGGGTTCAGGAAAAGGAAGCATGACAATTTCCCACATAaccagagaagagaagggaaggatgTTAATTCATCTTCACCTGTGATGTTGGCCTTCAAAT CATTTCAGCAGGAACTTGATGCAAGACATGATAAATATGAGAGACTTGTGAAACTTAGTCGGGATATAACtgttgaaagtaaaaggacaaTTTTTCTTCTCCATAGGATTACAAG TGCTCCTGATATGGAAGAGATATTGACTGAATCAGAAATTAAGTTGGATGGTGTTAGACAAAAGATATTGCAAGTAGCCCAAGAGCTCTCAGGAGAAGACATGCATCAGTTTCATAGAGCCATTACTACAG GACTACAGGAATATGTGGAGGCTGTCTCTTTTCAACACTTCATCAAAACACGATCACTTATCAGTATGGATGAAATTAATAAACAATTGATATTTACAACAGaagaatgtggaaaagaaaataagacc CCCTCCTCTGACGGACAGGATAAACAGTTCGGTACTTGGAGACTGAAAATCACACCTGTTGATTACCTCCTGGGAGTGGCTGATTTAACTGGAGAGTTGATGCGGATGTGTATTAACAGTGTGGGGAATGGGGATATTGACACCCCCTTTGAAGTGAGCCAGTTTTTGCGTCAGGTTTATGATGGATTTTCATTCATTGGCAATACTGGACCTTATGAGGTTTCTAAGAAGTTGTATACCTTGAAACAAAGTCTGGCCAAAGTGGAGAATGCTTGTTATGCCTTGAAAGTCAGAGGTTCAGAAATTCCAAAACATATGCTAGCAGATGTCTTTTCAGTTAAAACAGAAATGATTGATCAAGAAGAAGGCATTTCTTAG